One segment of Salvia miltiorrhiza cultivar Shanhuang (shh) unplaced genomic scaffold, IMPLAD_Smil_shh original_scaffold_306, whole genome shotgun sequence DNA contains the following:
- the LOC131004078 gene encoding uncharacterized protein LOC131004078 — translation MLQGSLFGSVIRPGIYRQASRVGSVSGRQFHSFSQIPTKIGAFSGLIKSSKSEAHLPLSILGNLGMKLGLVRVAENVHLPCALSFRSSLHSGEKPEVEEGRDPRSMDPEQATQESGNGVDGKPPLEVGVGRGPRFVGYDQLLNRERENGLNGLPPIEFGARRNLRSSGYGQLLNWERGNDVNGLPPLEDGVGRNLGSIGYDQLLNRERGNGMNRLSPLENEAGRTHPKPMDFVRGLLRDERPPRYQPEVGAGGLPRPINDAQGNFQGRGYGQRGDPAFYQQAQLESNADIVHIKLMRNNSYVTLTDSKGNKKMSVSAGQVAAKGDKPGRYSGEAAAEYMGRVVKQMKIKSVVVKVSGFTFFRKKKDSILAFKDGYTHSRGDVNPVVYIEDTTRKPHNGCRLPKKRRI, via the exons ATGTTACAAGGATCTCTATTCGGGTCGGTGATTCGACCCGGCATTTACCGGCAAGCTTCTCGAGTTGGATCTGTCTCCGGACGACAATTCCATTCCTTCTCACAAATTCCGACCAAAATCGGCGCCTTTTCCG GATTAATCAAGAGTTCGAAAAGCGAGGCACATCTTCCGTTGTCAATTTTGGGAAACCTGGGCATGAAACTGGGCTTGGTCCGAGTGGCAGAGAATGTTCATTTGCCTTGTGCTTTGAGTTTCAGGAGTTCTTTACATTCTGGAGAAAAACCAGAGGTTGAGGAAGGAAGAGATCCTAGATCTATGGACCCTGAACAGGCAACACAGGAAAGTGGAAATGGTGTAGATGGAAAACCTCCACTTGAGGTTGGGGTAGGAAGGGGTCCACGTTTCGTTGGATATGATCAGCTGTTAAATCgggaaagagaaaatggttTAAATGGGCTACCTCCAATTGAGTTTGGGGCACGAAGGAATCTTCGTTCCAGTGGCTATGGTCAGTTGTTAAACTGGGAAAGAGGAAATGATGTGAATGGATTACCTCCACTTGAGGATGGGGTAGGACGGAATCTTGGTTCCATTGGCTATGATCAGTTGTTAAACCGGGAAAGAGGAAATGGTATGAATAGGCTATCTCCACTTGAGAACGAGGCAGGAAGAACTCATCCTAAGCCTATGGACTTTGTTCGGGGATTACTCCGAGATGAAAGACCTCCACGCTATCAGCCAGAGGTTGGAGCAGGAGGGCTGCCGAGGCCTATTAATGATGCGCAGGGAAATTTCCAGGGCAGAGGCTATGGTCAGAGGGGAGACCCTGCATTTTATCAGCAGGCTCAACTTGAGTCAAATGCTGATATTGTGCACATTAAATTGATGCGAAACAACTCATATGTCACGTTAACTGATTCTAAAGGGAACAAAAAGATGTCGGTTTCTGCTGGTCAAGTGGCAGCGAAAGGAGATAAACCTGGCCGGTATTCGGGTGAAGCAGCTGCTGAGTATATGGGACGAGTAGTGAAACAGATGAAAATAAAATCAGTTGTGGTAAAAGTGAGCGGATTCACCTTTTTCAGGAAGAAGAAGGATTCTATTTTGGCCTTCAAAGACGGGTATACTCATTCACGAGGAGATGTAAATCCTGTTGTGTACATTGAGGATACGACTAGGAAACCACATAATGGCTGCCGTCTTCCTAAGAAGCGCCGCATATGA
- the LOC131004080 gene encoding uncharacterized protein LOC131004080 has protein sequence MNRAVGASGKRKRGAAGAPPLSSDEQMILDLILSKEGSGIHSKEIKYQTKIPTPIFNKAIKTLEAKALIKEVKGIHRGGAARKILMGADFTPSDVVSGGIWYSEGKIDTHFVDSLKTICCMLVKKSKVATLEGLHKIVQERRVAKVEIPMPQLAELLTSMVLDNKLVEVKSNGLGDFSRIPIGETCYKLPSAAAGGAAETSIAGAFASIPCGMCPRIALCTPDGVISPTTCVYYNKWLDIKL, from the coding sequence ATGAATCGGGCGGTTGGTGCATCCGGCAAGCGGAAGAGAGGTGCAGCAGGTGCACCACCTCTATCAAGTGATGAGCAGATGATCCTTGATTTGATCCTCAGCAAAGAGGGTTCCGGCATTCATTCGAAAGAGATCAAGTATCAGACTAAGATCCCTACCCCCATCTTCAATAAAGCAATCAAGACTCTGGAGGCTAAAGCTCTTATTAAAGAGGTGAAAGGCATTCATCGAGGTGGTGCAGCAAGGAAAATCCTCATGGGAGCCGACTTCACGCCCTCTGACGTGGTTAGTGGAGGCATCTGGTATTCAGAGGGGAAGATCGACACCCATTTTGTTGATAGTCTCAAAACCATTTGCTGTATGCTCGTGAAAAAGAGCAAGGTTGCTACTCTGGAGGGGCTCCACAAGATCGTGCAGGAGAGGCGAGTGGCGAAAGTTGAAATCCCTATGCCGCAGCTGGCTGAGTTGCTGACTTCTATGGTGCTGGACAATAAATTAGTGGAGGTGAAGAGCAATGGTTTGGGAGATTTTTCTCGGATTCCTATCGGAGAAACGTGTTACAAGCTCCCAAGTGCAGCAGCAGGGGGGGCTGCAGAGACTTCAATCGCAGGTGCATTCGCTTCGATTCCTTGTGGTATGTGTCCTAGGATTGCTTTGTGCACACCCGATGGGGTCATCTCCCCGACTACTTGTGTGTATTACAACAAGTGGTTAGACATCAAACTCTAA
- the LOC131004079 gene encoding probable polyamine transporter At1g31830 — protein MAADAGEKTAAAASIDIPANRKASDPTVVGGDGTPQASPAHTNTHTSPNSIDQKARDSESRPIPSEMGAENSGDYVGINVAASSPSSNHRSYRKVSMIPLIFLIFYEVSGGPFGIEDSVGAAGPLLALAGFLVFPIIWSVPEALITAEMGTMFPENGGYVVWVSSALGPFWGFQQGWMKWLSGVIDNALYPVLFLDYLKSGIPALAGGLPRVISLIALTIFLTYINYRGLTIVGWVAVLLGILSLLPFLVMGFMSIPRLEPKRWLVADLHNVDWNLYLNTLFWNLNYWDSISTLAGEVETPKRNLPRALFFALLLVVVGYFFPLLTSTGAIPLQRELWSDGYFSDVAKIIGGAWLSWWIQGAAAVSNMGMFVAEMSGDSFQLLGMAERGMLPELFARRSRHGTPVVGILFSASGVVLLSWLSFQEIVAAENFLYCFGMILEFIAFVRLRVVAPGAPRPYKIPVGTWGAVLMCVPPTALICVVLGLSSLKVMGVSLVAVAMGLILQPCIKHSEKKKWLRFSTTSHLPDIRAHRENQTLIR, from the coding sequence AAAGCAAGGGACAGCGAGAGCAGGCCAATTCCTAGCGAAATGGGGGCAGAAAACAGTGGTGATTACGTAGGGATCAACGTAGCAGCTTCTTCCCCTTCATCAAATCATCGCAGCTACAGGAAAGTATCGATGATACCCCTCATTTTCTTGATATTCTACGAGGTATCAGGAGGGCCTTTCGGCATTGAAGACAGCGTTGGAGCTGCGGGCCCCCTTCTTGCTCTTGCCGGCTTCCTCGTATTCCCGATCATCTGGAGTGTTCCGGAGGCCCTCATAACGGCGGAGATGGGGACGATGTTCCCGGAAAACGGCGGCTACGTCGTGTGGGTGTCGTCTGCTCTGGGGCCCTTCTGGGGTTTCCAGCAAGGTTGGATGAAGTGGCTGAGTGGAGTCATCGACAATGCCCTTTACCCTGTCCTGTTTCTTGATTACCTGAAATCCGGCATCCCGGCGTTAGCCGGCGGCCTCCCTAGGGTTATCTCCCTCATCGCCCTGACCATTTTCCTCACTTACATCAACTACAGAGGCTTAACCATTGTGGGGTGGGTTGCTGTGCTGCTTGggattctctctcttcttcccttTCTGGTGATGGGATTCATGTCTATCCCTAGACTGGAGCCTAAGAGATGGCTGGTTGCTGATCTCCACAATGTGGATTGGAATCTGTATCTCAACACTCTGTTTTGGAATCTCAACTATTGGGATTCCATAAGCACGCTTGCGGGGGAGGTTGAGACCCCCAAGAGGAATCTCCCGAGGGCTCTGTTTTTCGCTCTGCTCCTCGTCGTTGTCGGCTACTTCTTCCCCTTGCTGACGAGCACCGGAGCCATCCCCCTGCAGCGTGAGCTCTGGAGCGACGGCTACTTCTCGGATGTGGCCAAGATCATCGGCGGCGCGTGGCTGAGCTGGTGGATTCAGGGGGCTGCGGCGGTGTCCAACATGGGGATGTTTGTGGCGGAGATGAGCGGCGACTCTTTCCAGCTGCTTGGCATGGCGGAGAGGGGGATGCTGCCGGAGTTGTTTGCTAGGAGGTCGCGCCACGGGACGCCCGTGGTGGGCATCCTCTTCTCGGCCTCCGGGGTGGTTCTGCTTTCCTGGCTGAGCTTCCAGGAGATCGTGGCGGCGGAGAACTTCTTGTATTGCTTTGGGATGATACTGGAGTTTATAGCGTTTGTGAGGTTGAGAGTCGTGGCCCCCGGCGCGCCCCGGCCTTACAAGATTCCGGTGGGGACGTGGGGCGCCGTGCTCATGTGCGTCCCTCCGACCGCCCTCATATGCGTGGTGTTGGGCTTGTCGTCCCTCAAGGTTATGGGTGTGAGCCTCGTTGCGGTTGCGATGGGGCTGATTTTGCAGCCGTGTATCAAGCATAGTGAGAAGAAGAAATGGCTTAGATTTTCCACTACTTCTCATCTTCCAGATATTCGTGCTCACCGTGAGAACCAAACATTGATCCGCTGA